A stretch of Vibrio maritimus DNA encodes these proteins:
- a CDS encoding MarR family winged helix-turn-helix transcriptional regulator, which yields MDAIDRVVEQWAKQKPELDTDPMAMMGRLMRIAKYMETKVADLHKKYDLKLGEFDVLATLRRSGKPYRLTPSELIDTMMLTSGAMTNRLDKLETKGLILREHSKEDRRSVTVQLTKDGFILIDKLIEEHADVQKSLVKSMTSAQKKQANQLLKVWLSQYE from the coding sequence ATGGATGCGATTGATCGAGTGGTCGAGCAGTGGGCAAAACAGAAGCCAGAGTTGGATACAGACCCAATGGCGATGATGGGACGACTCATGCGGATCGCTAAGTACATGGAAACGAAAGTTGCTGATTTGCATAAGAAGTATGACCTAAAACTCGGAGAGTTTGACGTACTTGCGACGCTACGTCGTAGCGGTAAACCTTATCGATTAACACCATCTGAACTTATTGACACCATGATGTTGACCTCGGGTGCAATGACAAACCGTCTCGATAAGCTTGAAACTAAGGGGCTTATTTTGCGCGAGCACAGCAAAGAGGACCGTCGTAGCGTTACCGTGCAACTCACAAAAGATGGATTCATACTGATTGATAAGTTGATTGAAGAGCATGCGGATGTGCAAAAAAGTCTCGTTAAATCCATGACGTCTGCACAAAAAAAGCAGGCAAACCAGTTACTGAAGGTGTGGTTAAGTCAATACGAGTAG
- a CDS encoding 2-hydroxy-3-oxopropionate reductase — MKIAFIGTGIMGLPMAKNLQTAGYELVLSDHFNTPPAELVTRGATVCHSPKEATEIADVTILMLPNTPQVEEVLFDADGVEQGLVNGNSKLVIDMSSISPMATQSFAKRIKESGAQYLDAPVSGGEVGAVNATLSIMVGGEQKAFDTARPLFEVLGKNITLVGDSGAGQTCKVANQIIVALNIEAVSEALVFASKAGADPARVRQALLGGFASSKILEVHGERMIEGSFNPGFKIALHQKDLNLALTGAKELGVALPNTENAQNLFDECADQGGENWDHSALIKALEMRSSHSIRND, encoded by the coding sequence ATGAAAATTGCATTTATCGGTACTGGGATTATGGGGTTGCCAATGGCTAAAAACCTGCAAACTGCAGGTTACGAGTTGGTCTTGTCGGATCATTTCAATACGCCACCAGCCGAACTGGTCACTCGTGGAGCAACCGTATGTCACTCGCCGAAAGAAGCGACGGAAATCGCGGATGTTACGATTCTAATGTTGCCTAATACCCCGCAAGTTGAAGAAGTGCTGTTTGACGCTGACGGTGTTGAACAAGGTTTAGTCAACGGTAACAGTAAGCTGGTTATTGACATGAGTTCTATCTCGCCGATGGCTACTCAGTCATTTGCTAAGCGTATCAAAGAAAGTGGTGCTCAGTACCTCGATGCTCCAGTGTCAGGTGGTGAAGTTGGAGCGGTGAACGCGACACTCAGCATTATGGTGGGTGGTGAACAAAAGGCGTTTGATACAGCTAGACCATTGTTTGAAGTGTTAGGCAAAAACATCACGCTGGTGGGTGACAGCGGAGCAGGACAAACTTGTAAAGTCGCCAACCAGATTATCGTAGCACTTAATATCGAAGCGGTGTCAGAGGCATTGGTGTTTGCATCGAAGGCTGGCGCTGATCCTGCCCGTGTGCGTCAGGCACTGCTTGGAGGCTTTGCGAGCTCGAAGATACTCGAAGTACACGGTGAGAGAATGATCGAAGGCAGTTTCAATCCTGGCTTTAAGATTGCCCTTCACCAGAAGGATCTCAACCTAGCCTTAACTGGCGCAAAAGAGTTGGGTGTTGCGCTGCCAAATACAGAAAATGCTCAGAACTTGTTTGACGAGTGTGCTGATCAAGGTGGAGAGAATTGGGACCATTCTGCGCTAATTAAAGCGCTTGAAATGCGTTCTAGTCATTCGATTCGTAATGATTGA
- the aceB gene encoding malate synthase A encodes MTVIEGTKIASANQLNIIGSICNSDYESILSKEALAFLNALVNQFGSRRDALLKQREIKQAAFDAGELPNFRTDTQSIRDDKNWRVRPIPEPLLDRRVEITGPVDRKMVINALNSGAKVFMCCFEDASAPTWSNMVDGQINLRDANQGTISHYDENKDKHYTLNENPALLIARPRGLHLPEKSILINGQPIAGCLMDFALYFFHNYRTRADKGLGVYYYIPKLESMEEAKWWDDVFSFTENYFSVPTGTIRATVLIETLPAVFQMDEILYAMKDHIVAMNCGRWDYIFSYIKTLKNHKDRILPDRHGVGMDKAFLNAYSQLLVKTCHARGALAMGGMSAFIPAKDPQEMARVTAKVIEDKQRESQNGHDGTWVAHPALVDLAMSTFDKQLGGKTNQLDFVSPDTEITAETLLKPCDGTRDEAGVRKNIRIALYYIEAWIQGHGCVPIYGLMEDAATAEISRANIWQWIHHGVTLDDGQVFTAELFHTWLYEELSTIQQEVGDTRYFAGRFDETADLFYELSTSKQFASFLTLPSYSLL; translated from the coding sequence ATGACCGTAATCGAAGGAACGAAAATCGCATCGGCGAATCAATTAAATATCATCGGCTCGATATGCAACAGTGACTACGAATCAATATTAAGCAAAGAGGCGTTGGCTTTCCTCAATGCGCTAGTCAATCAATTCGGCAGCCGAAGAGACGCGTTGTTAAAGCAGAGAGAAATCAAACAAGCCGCTTTTGATGCTGGCGAACTACCTAACTTTCGCACAGATACGCAATCAATTCGGGACGATAAAAACTGGCGAGTACGACCGATTCCAGAGCCGTTGTTGGATCGCCGTGTTGAGATTACCGGTCCCGTTGACCGTAAGATGGTGATAAACGCCCTAAACTCTGGCGCTAAAGTATTTATGTGTTGTTTTGAAGACGCGTCTGCGCCGACCTGGAGCAATATGGTTGATGGTCAAATAAACCTACGAGATGCCAATCAAGGTACTATCAGCCATTATGATGAAAATAAAGACAAGCACTACACGCTGAATGAAAACCCTGCATTGCTTATCGCTCGTCCAAGGGGTCTTCACCTACCTGAAAAATCGATTCTTATTAATGGCCAGCCTATCGCCGGGTGTTTGATGGACTTCGCGCTGTATTTCTTCCACAACTACCGAACACGTGCGGACAAAGGGCTCGGTGTTTACTACTACATTCCAAAGCTTGAGAGTATGGAAGAAGCTAAGTGGTGGGATGATGTATTCTCCTTCACTGAAAACTACTTTAGTGTACCAACAGGGACGATTCGAGCGACGGTACTCATCGAGACGTTGCCCGCTGTATTTCAAATGGATGAAATCCTGTATGCAATGAAAGACCATATTGTTGCCATGAACTGCGGTCGTTGGGATTACATCTTTAGCTACATCAAAACCCTAAAGAACCATAAAGATCGTATCCTACCCGACCGCCACGGTGTAGGCATGGATAAAGCTTTCCTCAATGCGTACAGCCAACTTCTGGTTAAAACGTGTCACGCTCGAGGCGCTCTGGCGATGGGTGGCATGTCTGCGTTTATCCCAGCGAAAGATCCGCAAGAAATGGCACGCGTTACAGCAAAAGTTATTGAAGACAAGCAACGTGAGTCCCAAAACGGTCATGATGGTACTTGGGTCGCGCACCCTGCACTTGTCGACTTGGCAATGTCTACCTTTGATAAGCAGCTTGGTGGCAAGACTAATCAGCTCGATTTTGTTAGTCCGGACACTGAAATTACTGCAGAAACCCTGCTAAAACCGTGTGATGGAACTCGCGATGAAGCGGGCGTTCGCAAGAACATACGTATCGCGCTTTACTACATTGAAGCATGGATCCAAGGTCACGGCTGCGTACCTATTTACGGATTGATGGAAGATGCGGCGACGGCAGAGATCTCTCGAGCCAATATCTGGCAGTGGATACATCATGGTGTCACGCTCGATGACGGTCAGGTATTTACTGCCGAACTCTTTCACACTTGGCTCTACGAAGAGCTTAGTACTATTCAACAGGAAGTGGGTGATACTCGTTACTTTGCTGGACGCTTTGACGAAACCGCTGACCTTTTCTACGAGCTGTCTACATCGAAACAGTTTGCTAGCTTCCTGACCCTTCCAAGCTATTCCCTTCTTTAG
- a CDS encoding GlcG/HbpS family heme-binding protein, translating to MGSLTLNQALTIINATFQAGKTDECAPLTAAVLDSGGKLISLQRQDGSSMMRPDIAIAKAWGALALGCSSRKLAQDADARPAFISAVNVLAHGNMVPVPGGLLIRDKEQQVIGAIGVSGDLSDADERCALIGIAAADLFSDELAA from the coding sequence ATGGGAAGTTTAACTCTTAACCAAGCACTTACGATTATTAACGCCACCTTCCAGGCAGGAAAAACCGACGAATGCGCGCCGTTAACTGCAGCGGTTCTCGATAGCGGTGGCAAGCTCATCTCTCTTCAGCGCCAAGATGGCTCGAGTATGATGAGACCCGATATTGCCATCGCAAAGGCATGGGGAGCGCTAGCGCTTGGTTGCTCGTCTAGGAAATTAGCACAAGATGCCGATGCAAGACCTGCGTTTATTTCAGCAGTTAATGTATTGGCACATGGAAATATGGTACCAGTACCAGGAGGTTTGCTCATTCGGGACAAAGAACAACAGGTGATCGGTGCAATTGGCGTGAGTGGAGATCTCTCCGATGCCGACGAACGCTGCGCATTGATAGGTATTGCTGCTGCCGATCTATTTAGTGATGAGCTAGCCGCATAA
- the hyi gene encoding hydroxypyruvate isomerase gives MPKFAANLSMLFNEVDFLSRFEKAANAGFHGVEYLFPYDFTAKTIKSLLDDNNLEQVLFNLPAGDWNAGDRGIAVDPSRIEEFQQGVSKAISYAQILGCKQINCLAGIVPASVTGQDARTTFVINLRYAAQQLEAAGIKLVIEAINTRDIPGFFLNTTEQAKSIIEEVGSANLSVQYDIYHMQIMEGDLVPTISSNLSQISHIQLADNPGRHEPGTGEINYDFVLRELDAMGYQGWVGCEYKPKTTTEDGLSWLNTFQ, from the coding sequence ATGCCAAAGTTCGCAGCTAACCTATCGATGCTGTTTAATGAAGTCGACTTTCTCAGTCGATTTGAAAAAGCGGCAAACGCAGGATTCCACGGAGTCGAGTATCTGTTTCCTTATGATTTCACCGCAAAGACCATTAAGTCGCTATTGGATGACAATAATCTAGAGCAGGTTCTGTTTAACCTTCCTGCAGGTGACTGGAATGCGGGAGATCGAGGTATCGCGGTCGACCCAAGCCGTATTGAAGAGTTTCAACAAGGGGTGAGCAAAGCGATAAGCTACGCACAGATCTTAGGTTGTAAGCAAATCAACTGCTTGGCGGGCATTGTTCCCGCAAGTGTAACGGGACAAGATGCGAGAACCACGTTCGTAATCAACCTTCGTTATGCTGCGCAGCAACTTGAAGCAGCAGGCATCAAGTTGGTGATTGAAGCGATTAATACACGTGACATTCCAGGCTTCTTCTTGAACACCACAGAACAAGCCAAGTCCATTATTGAAGAAGTTGGTAGTGCGAATCTATCGGTGCAATACGATATCTATCACATGCAAATCATGGAAGGTGACTTAGTTCCGACTATCAGTAGCAACCTATCGCAAATCTCCCATATTCAATTGGCTGACAACCCAGGGCGTCATGAGCCGGGTACTGGAGAAATCAATTATGACTTTGTGTTGAGAGAGCTCGATGCGATGGGATATCAAGGTTGGGTGGGTTGTGAATACAAACCGAAAACAACCACTGAAGACGGTCTGTCTTGGTTAAACACTTTTCAATAA
- a CDS encoding TetR/AcrR family transcriptional regulator, translated as MSRIRRKNQDLIIEVASEQFATHGYAATKMVDIAKAADIPKPNVFYYFSSKDKLYYAVLETVTQPLLEASMPIEELDDPVEALTQYIRTKLMISRDHPHASRVFASEVMSGAKVLPEGIRTKLFQQSQLILEKFANWAEQGLMDDVPPHHLMFAIWSATQTYADFSWQICSVMDKPELTDSDFDEAAAFLTKMVIQGCGVKSRV; from the coding sequence ATGTCGCGCATTAGACGGAAGAATCAAGATCTTATCATTGAAGTCGCCAGTGAGCAGTTTGCTACACATGGCTATGCTGCTACCAAGATGGTAGACATCGCTAAGGCGGCAGACATTCCTAAACCTAATGTGTTCTATTACTTCAGTTCAAAAGATAAGTTGTACTATGCGGTTCTTGAAACCGTAACCCAGCCACTTCTAGAAGCATCAATGCCTATTGAAGAGCTTGATGATCCTGTTGAAGCACTCACACAGTACATTCGAACAAAACTCATGATTTCCAGAGATCACCCTCACGCATCTCGCGTATTCGCCAGTGAAGTGATGTCTGGAGCCAAAGTACTGCCCGAGGGGATTCGAACCAAACTATTTCAACAGTCACAGCTCATATTAGAAAAGTTTGCAAACTGGGCAGAGCAGGGGTTAATGGACGATGTGCCACCACATCATTTGATGTTTGCCATATGGTCTGCAACTCAAACCTACGCCGATTTTAGTTGGCAGATCTGCAGTGTAATGGATAAACCAGAGTTAACAGACAGCGATTTTGATGAGGCTGCAGCGTTTCTGACCAAGATGGTGATTCAAGGGTGTGGTGTAAAGAGTCGGGTATAA
- a CDS encoding NCS2 family permease, with protein sequence MNETKAEVLNEASQNSLLERFFKIKQHGSSVKNELIGGVTTFATMAYIIFVNPSIMAASGMDQGAVFVATCIGAAIGCLLMGLFANWPVGLAPGMGLNAFFSFTVVSEMGYSWEVALGAVFISGVLFVGMSFYKIRQWIIESIPESLRYSMTAGVGLFLGLIGLKTAGIVVENPATLVSLGDFTKPDALLAAIAFLIIAVLSERRVFGAVLIGILSVTIVGMMLGLVQYNGFFSAPPSIAPTFMAMDISGALNVSMVSVILAFLFVNMFDTAGTLMGVAERAHLINKETGKIEGLSKALKADSISSVAGACVGCPPVTSYVESAAGVAAGARTGLSAIVVAALFLAAIFLSPLAGMIPSYATAGALIYVAFVMMSSMQHVDWKDFTNGAPAAITALMMPLTFSIANGIALGFITYTVLKVATGKTKDVSISMYLLSAIFVAKLVFIG encoded by the coding sequence TAAAAATGAATTGATAGGTGGCGTCACTACCTTCGCTACTATGGCATATATCATCTTTGTTAACCCGAGCATCATGGCGGCTTCCGGAATGGATCAAGGCGCTGTCTTTGTTGCGACATGTATCGGTGCGGCCATCGGCTGTTTACTTATGGGACTGTTCGCGAACTGGCCAGTAGGCTTAGCACCCGGTATGGGGCTTAACGCTTTTTTCTCTTTTACTGTTGTCAGTGAGATGGGCTATAGCTGGGAGGTTGCACTTGGGGCAGTGTTTATTTCAGGTGTGCTCTTCGTGGGTATGAGTTTCTACAAGATACGACAGTGGATCATTGAGAGTATTCCTGAAAGTTTACGCTATTCTATGACGGCAGGTGTCGGTCTCTTCTTGGGACTTATCGGTCTGAAAACCGCAGGTATTGTTGTTGAAAACCCAGCCACATTGGTCTCTCTAGGTGACTTCACTAAGCCCGATGCGCTACTAGCAGCTATTGCCTTCTTGATCATCGCTGTGCTCAGCGAGCGTCGCGTGTTCGGAGCGGTATTGATCGGCATTCTGAGCGTCACTATTGTTGGCATGATGCTGGGTCTTGTTCAATACAATGGCTTCTTCTCTGCTCCACCAAGCATTGCTCCAACCTTCATGGCGATGGACATTTCAGGTGCTCTTAACGTTTCTATGGTTAGTGTGATTCTTGCATTCCTTTTTGTGAACATGTTTGACACAGCAGGTACCCTGATGGGTGTCGCTGAGCGAGCTCACCTAATCAACAAAGAAACAGGCAAAATTGAAGGATTGAGTAAGGCACTTAAAGCCGACAGTATTTCTAGTGTTGCTGGCGCATGTGTGGGTTGCCCACCAGTGACCAGTTATGTAGAAAGCGCGGCGGGTGTAGCAGCAGGTGCGAGAACCGGACTATCCGCGATTGTCGTTGCTGCCCTTTTCCTAGCGGCAATCTTCCTTTCTCCATTAGCAGGTATGATCCCATCATACGCTACCGCGGGTGCTCTTATCTATGTCGCGTTTGTCATGATGAGCAGTATGCAGCACGTCGATTGGAAAGACTTTACCAATGGTGCCCCAGCAGCCATTACAGCGCTAATGATGCCACTTACTTTCTCTATCGCTAATGGTATCGCCCTTGGTTTTATCACTTACACCGTTCTTAAAGTTGCAACGGGTAAAACCAAAGACGTGTCTATTTCAATGTACCTACTTAGCGCCATTTTCGTCGCCAAACTGGTATTCATTGGCTAA
- the gcl gene encoding glyoxylate carboligase, with amino-acid sequence MARMKAIEAAVAVLKKEGVHIAFGVPGAAINPMYAAMKALGGIEHVLARHVEGASHMAEGFTRTEQDSIGVCIGTSGPAGTDMITGLYSASADSIPILCITGQAPRARLHKEDFQAVDIESIAKPVTKWATTVLEPAQVPRAFQKAFHIMRSGRPGPVLIDLPLDVQLAEIEFDIDTYEPLDAYKPSASREQIEKALDMLRAAEKPVIVSGGGVINAGASDLLQQFAEITGVPVIPTLMGWGSIPDDHELMAGMVGLQTAHRYGNETLLESDFVFGVGNRFANRHTGSLDVYTQGRKFVHIDIEPTQIGRVFCPDLGIVSDAKAALELMVEVAKERAAKDLLPDRAHWVGTCQQRKATMLRKTHFTDTPIKPMRVYEEMNKAFGPETCYVSTIGLSQIAAAQFLHVYKPRHWINCGQAGPLGWTIPAALGVKVADPQRDVVAVSGDYDFQFMIEELAVGAQFNLPYIHVVVNNSYLGLIRQAQRQFDIDYCVQLAFENQNSPEVEGYGVDHVKVVEGLGCKAIRVTDPSNIQSAFSEARALMAAHQVPVVVEIILERVTNISMGVEINTINEFEPLAESATDAPTALSSINTTNSTS; translated from the coding sequence ATGGCAAGAATGAAAGCAATAGAAGCGGCAGTAGCAGTACTAAAAAAAGAAGGGGTTCACATTGCATTTGGTGTCCCAGGAGCGGCAATCAATCCTATGTACGCGGCAATGAAAGCACTGGGTGGCATTGAGCATGTACTCGCCCGCCACGTCGAGGGTGCTTCGCACATGGCAGAAGGGTTTACACGCACAGAGCAAGATAGCATTGGAGTATGTATAGGAACATCGGGTCCTGCTGGTACGGATATGATCACTGGCCTTTATTCCGCATCGGCGGACTCGATCCCTATTTTATGTATTACAGGCCAAGCGCCGCGAGCTCGTCTTCATAAAGAAGATTTTCAAGCGGTTGATATAGAGTCAATTGCCAAGCCTGTCACTAAATGGGCAACGACAGTATTAGAACCCGCTCAGGTGCCGCGTGCGTTTCAAAAGGCGTTTCATATCATGCGCTCGGGACGTCCGGGTCCAGTATTGATTGATTTGCCACTCGATGTGCAGTTGGCAGAAATTGAGTTTGATATTGATACTTACGAACCCTTGGATGCTTATAAGCCGTCAGCAAGTCGTGAGCAAATAGAGAAAGCGCTCGATATGTTAAGGGCTGCAGAAAAGCCGGTCATTGTTTCTGGTGGTGGTGTCATTAACGCAGGGGCTTCTGATTTGCTTCAGCAGTTTGCGGAAATCACTGGGGTTCCTGTTATCCCAACTTTGATGGGGTGGGGGTCTATTCCTGACGACCACGAGCTAATGGCTGGCATGGTAGGTCTGCAAACGGCGCACCGCTACGGTAATGAAACCTTACTTGAATCCGACTTTGTATTTGGTGTCGGAAATCGATTCGCTAATCGACACACCGGTTCGCTCGACGTCTATACCCAAGGTCGAAAGTTCGTTCATATTGATATTGAACCGACTCAGATTGGTCGAGTGTTCTGCCCTGATCTTGGCATCGTTTCAGACGCTAAAGCGGCACTAGAGTTAATGGTAGAGGTGGCGAAAGAGCGAGCTGCGAAAGATCTGCTACCTGATAGAGCTCATTGGGTAGGTACGTGTCAGCAACGCAAAGCAACCATGCTTCGCAAAACCCACTTTACCGACACTCCTATTAAACCAATGCGCGTTTATGAAGAAATGAACAAGGCATTTGGTCCGGAGACATGCTATGTCAGCACGATTGGACTATCGCAAATCGCGGCGGCTCAGTTCCTCCATGTCTATAAACCAAGACATTGGATTAACTGCGGACAGGCGGGTCCATTAGGTTGGACGATACCTGCAGCTCTTGGTGTGAAAGTCGCCGACCCACAACGTGATGTGGTGGCCGTCTCTGGTGATTATGACTTCCAATTCATGATTGAAGAGTTGGCGGTTGGGGCTCAGTTCAATCTTCCTTACATACATGTTGTCGTGAATAACTCCTACCTAGGTCTCATTCGTCAAGCCCAGCGCCAATTTGACATTGATTATTGCGTGCAATTGGCATTTGAAAACCAGAACTCGCCGGAGGTTGAAGGCTATGGCGTCGACCATGTGAAGGTCGTTGAAGGTTTGGGTTGTAAGGCGATTCGCGTTACCGATCCTTCCAATATTCAAAGTGCGTTTTCTGAGGCGCGAGCATTGATGGCGGCGCACCAAGTACCTGTTGTGGTTGAGATTATTCTAGAGCGTGTCACTAACATCTCAATGGGGGTTGAAATCAATACTATCAATGAATTTGAACCGCTAGCTGAGAGTGCAACGGATGCGCCAACTGCACTGTCGTCGATAAACACCACAAACTCAACGTCTTAA
- a CDS encoding 8-oxoguanine deaminase: protein METVWIKNPLAIYTGTTEDAGGGIVVIGSRIVELVASNQEPTTTITSVIDASQHVVTPGLVNAHHHFYQTLTRAYPDALNKELFHWLKSLYPVWANLDEEMMSVATELALVELLLSGCTTASDHHYLIPTGLEHAIDLQVEAAQKLGIRAIFTRGSMSLGEDDGGLPPRHTIQTEQTIVDDSLRLIDSYHQREDGAMTQIALAPCSPFSVTTDLMKETARIAKNESVMTHTHLCETLDEEDFCLEKFGMRPVDYLEDVGWLNERTWLAHGIHFNSEEIRRLGKAEVGISHCPTSNMMLASGICKNNELEKAGVKVGLGVDGSASNDGSNLIAEVRMAMYLQRLRYGSNNVTHFDALRWATSGSARAMGRTDIGELSVGKQADIAMFKLDDIRFSGSHDPLAALLLCGAQQADRVMVAGQWRVHDGAVMGVDMPQLIERHKAAALRLRQKALSM from the coding sequence ATGGAAACCGTATGGATTAAGAATCCACTTGCTATTTACACTGGCACGACAGAAGACGCTGGCGGCGGTATCGTCGTAATTGGCAGTCGAATTGTCGAGCTAGTAGCAAGCAACCAAGAACCCACCACAACCATTACTTCAGTTATCGACGCGTCACAACATGTCGTCACGCCAGGGCTTGTTAATGCCCATCATCACTTCTATCAAACGCTAACCAGAGCTTACCCCGATGCACTTAACAAAGAGCTGTTTCATTGGTTGAAAAGCTTGTATCCAGTATGGGCAAATCTCGACGAAGAGATGATGAGTGTCGCCACCGAACTGGCACTCGTTGAGCTATTACTCTCGGGTTGTACGACAGCCTCGGATCATCACTATTTAATCCCAACAGGCCTTGAACATGCGATAGATTTGCAAGTTGAAGCGGCGCAAAAGCTAGGAATACGAGCCATATTTACTCGCGGTTCGATGAGTCTAGGAGAAGATGATGGCGGACTGCCACCGCGTCACACAATACAAACGGAACAAACCATCGTAGACGATAGCTTGCGCTTAATTGATAGCTATCATCAACGTGAGGATGGCGCGATGACTCAAATAGCTCTCGCACCTTGTTCGCCATTTTCTGTGACCACGGATTTAATGAAAGAGACGGCGCGAATCGCCAAAAATGAATCGGTGATGACGCATACGCATCTCTGTGAAACGTTGGACGAAGAAGATTTCTGTCTTGAGAAATTTGGTATGCGTCCGGTAGATTACCTAGAGGACGTAGGTTGGCTTAATGAGCGCACCTGGTTAGCTCACGGTATCCATTTTAACAGTGAAGAGATTCGAAGACTTGGTAAAGCAGAGGTAGGAATAAGTCACTGCCCTACTTCTAATATGATGCTAGCTTCTGGTATCTGTAAAAATAACGAGCTTGAGAAAGCGGGTGTGAAAGTAGGCTTGGGTGTAGACGGTTCAGCTTCCAACGACGGTTCAAACCTAATAGCGGAAGTTCGCATGGCGATGTATTTGCAGCGCCTTCGCTACGGCTCTAACAACGTGACGCACTTTGACGCGCTTCGCTGGGCAACATCAGGATCAGCTCGCGCTATGGGTCGCACGGATATAGGTGAACTCTCCGTCGGCAAGCAAGCAGACATTGCCATGTTTAAGCTCGATGACATTCGTTTCTCTGGCAGTCACGATCCACTCGCTGCTCTTCTATTGTGTGGAGCTCAACAGGCAGACCGAGTGATGGTGGCTGGTCAATGGCGAGTTCACGATGGTGCTGTCATGGGCGTGGATATGCCACAGCTCATTGAGCGCCATAAAGCCGCCGCACTTCGCTTAAGACAAAAAGCATTAAGCATGTAA
- a CDS encoding nucleobase:cation symporter-2 family protein: MKLLYTLNQKPPHGMTFLLAVQHMLASIGGIVAVPLIVGASIGLPNDEIVSLINAALLASGIVTIAQCIGFGPIGIKLPVVMGSSFAFLGVAISIGKDSGVSGIMGAALVGSFVVILASFYMDKVRKLFPTVVSGVVVTLIGLTILPVAMNWVGDAPAVSSEFATLPKLFLAAVSLGIVIAVSVYCKGAVAASAIVIGLAGGYIVALSMGMVDLNQISTAAWVGGPEPFKYGLTFSASAIVSMSLVYIVVIAEATGDFMALANNCHTKIDGKDLKRGLLGDGLGSTLASCLTAMPLASFSQNVGIVGITGVASRYVVAATGGLLILGGLFPKLAAIAVTIPKPVLGGVGFVMFGMIAYAGIRMLIKAADTKRNALVICVGLASGLAVTFEPRLLQHFPHELSNFLHSGITTGTIVTVLLHQFLPKSSKREEQEAHEESRAMVKQEIHELQQQEENQEVSQTELSAKGNN; encoded by the coding sequence ATGAAACTTCTGTACACCCTGAATCAAAAACCGCCTCACGGCATGACCTTTTTACTGGCCGTCCAACATATGCTGGCCTCTATCGGTGGTATCGTCGCTGTACCACTCATTGTTGGCGCCTCCATTGGCTTACCGAATGACGAAATCGTCTCGCTCATTAATGCCGCCCTACTTGCATCTGGTATCGTCACCATCGCTCAATGCATCGGTTTCGGTCCTATCGGAATTAAGCTACCTGTTGTTATGGGATCAAGCTTTGCCTTTCTTGGCGTTGCTATCTCCATCGGAAAAGACTCTGGCGTATCCGGCATTATGGGGGCTGCCTTAGTTGGCTCGTTTGTCGTCATATTGGCGAGCTTCTACATGGACAAAGTACGCAAGCTCTTCCCAACGGTTGTGAGTGGTGTTGTGGTTACCTTAATCGGACTGACCATACTCCCTGTTGCCATGAACTGGGTTGGTGATGCCCCCGCCGTTAGCAGTGAGTTTGCCACCTTACCTAAACTGTTTCTTGCCGCTGTATCACTTGGCATTGTGATTGCGGTGTCTGTTTATTGTAAAGGGGCAGTTGCGGCTTCTGCTATTGTTATCGGCCTTGCAGGCGGATACATCGTCGCTCTTTCCATGGGCATGGTCGACCTCAACCAAATAAGCACTGCTGCATGGGTAGGTGGTCCAGAGCCATTTAAGTATGGTCTCACGTTTTCGGCCAGCGCCATTGTCAGTATGAGTTTGGTTTATATTGTTGTCATAGCGGAAGCAACGGGTGACTTCATGGCACTCGCAAACAACTGTCACACTAAAATCGATGGTAAAGACCTTAAGCGCGGATTACTTGGTGATGGTCTGGGCAGCACACTAGCATCATGTTTAACGGCAATGCCGTTAGCGTCATTCAGTCAAAACGTGGGCATCGTTGGCATTACCGGTGTCGCTAGCCGTTACGTTGTAGCTGCAACGGGTGGATTGCTTATCTTGGGCGGATTGTTCCCGAAATTGGCGGCGATTGCAGTCACGATTCCAAAGCCCGTGTTAGGTGGTGTAGGTTTTGTCATGTTTGGCATGATAGCTTACGCGGGTATTCGTATGCTCATTAAAGCGGCTGATACTAAACGTAACGCCCTCGTCATCTGCGTTGGTTTGGCATCAGGTCTGGCGGTCACGTTTGAACCTCGCTTGCTTCAACACTTCCCCCATGAGCTTTCAAATTTCCTTCATTCAGGGATTACTACCGGAACGATCGTTACCGTGCTTTTGCATCAGTTCTTACCGAAATCAAGCAAGCGTGAAGAGCAAGAAGCGCACGAAGAGAGCCGCGCTATGGTTAAGCAAGAAATTCATGAGCTTCAGCAACAAGAAGAAAACCAAGAAGTATCACAGACAGAGCTGTCTGCAAAAGGCAATAATTAA